The proteins below are encoded in one region of Pueribacillus theae:
- the purF gene encoding amidophosphoribosyltransferase, whose protein sequence is MFGIWGHEDAAQIAYYGLHSLQHRGQEGAGIVVTDGKGLKVHKDAGLLNDVFGKGLFEELKGKAAIGHVRYTISGGRSYENIEPLLFRSSTGDMAAAHNGSLTNAQGLKHQLESQGSIFQTTSDSEVLVHLIKRSSYISLEDRFKNALSMIKGAYAFLVLTENEMVVALDPDGIRPLSLGKLGDAYVVASETCAFDIVGAEYLREVKPGELIVINDEGLKSEMFATSPGRSICAMEHIYFSRPDSNIEEVNIHTARKNLGKQLAIEAPADADVVTGVPDSSISAAIGFAEESGIPYELGLIKNRYVGRTFIQPSQALREQGVKMKLSPVRGVVEGKRVVMVDDSIVRGTTIRRIVKLLREAGAKEIHLRISSPPVISPCYYGIDMKTKKELIAANMTLEEIKEEVGADSVAFLSIEGLKKAIGNEDGGEDRGLCLACFTGKYPIEVYSEMVDSQEKKNYNDNI, encoded by the coding sequence GTGTTTGGCATATGGGGCCATGAGGACGCTGCTCAAATCGCCTATTATGGCCTCCACAGCTTACAGCATCGGGGCCAGGAAGGTGCTGGCATTGTTGTTACTGACGGAAAAGGGTTAAAAGTGCATAAAGATGCAGGGCTCTTAAATGATGTATTCGGGAAAGGCTTGTTCGAAGAACTGAAAGGAAAAGCAGCAATTGGGCATGTCCGCTATACAATCTCAGGGGGAAGAAGCTACGAAAATATTGAACCTTTGCTTTTCCGATCTTCAACAGGGGATATGGCTGCTGCCCATAACGGAAGTTTAACGAATGCCCAAGGGCTTAAACATCAGCTTGAAAGCCAAGGAAGTATTTTTCAAACGACATCGGATTCTGAAGTCCTCGTCCATTTGATAAAAAGAAGTTCCTACATTTCGCTTGAAGATCGTTTCAAAAATGCCCTTTCCATGATTAAAGGCGCCTATGCCTTTCTCGTTTTGACAGAAAATGAAATGGTCGTTGCGCTTGATCCGGACGGCATCAGGCCGCTTTCTCTCGGCAAGCTCGGCGATGCGTATGTCGTGGCGAGTGAGACATGTGCCTTTGATATTGTTGGCGCTGAATATCTTCGTGAAGTAAAACCCGGTGAGCTTATCGTTATCAATGACGAAGGCTTAAAATCCGAAATGTTTGCGACTTCTCCAGGACGTTCGATTTGTGCGATGGAACATATTTATTTTTCCCGTCCAGATTCAAATATCGAAGAAGTGAATATTCACACGGCAAGAAAAAATCTCGGAAAACAATTGGCAATCGAAGCACCGGCAGATGCCGATGTCGTAACGGGCGTTCCGGATTCAAGCATTTCAGCGGCCATCGGCTTTGCAGAGGAGTCTGGCATTCCATATGAGCTCGGCCTGATAAAAAACCGTTATGTCGGCAGAACATTCATTCAGCCTTCACAGGCATTACGTGAACAAGGGGTGAAGATGAAGCTGTCGCCTGTACGAGGGGTCGTGGAAGGAAAGCGGGTTGTTATGGTTGATGACTCCATTGTCCGCGGAACGACGATCCGTCGGATCGTCAAATTGCTCAGGGAAGCAGGGGCAAAAGAGATCCATTTAAGAATCAGTTCACCGCCGGTCATTTCCCCGTGTTATTATGGCATCGATATGAAGACGAAAAAAGAACTGATTGCTGCAAACATGACATTGGAAGAAATTAAAGAAGAAGTTGGGGCCGATTCGGTTGCGTTCCTAAGCATCGAAGGATTGAAAAAAGCGATTGGAAATGAAGACGGAGGAGAAGATCGCGGCCTCTGCCTTGCATGCTTTACAGGCAAATACCCGATCGAAGTTTATTCCGAAATGGTCGACTCCCAAGAAAAGAAAAATTACAACGACAATATATAA
- the purM gene encoding phosphoribosylformylglycinamidine cyclo-ligase: MSDAYKRAGVDIEAGYEAVNRMKQHVARTNRKGVMGSLGAFGGMFDLSGLGYKEPVLVSGTDGVGTKLLLAFMMDKHDTIGIDCVAMSVNDIVVQGAEPLYFLDYIATGKLVPERVEQIVKGIADGCEQAGCALIGGETAEMPDLYSENEYDLAGFAVGAAEKPKLITGSHIEAGDVLIGLESNGIHSNGYSLVRKILLKEKQCNLEKTYGDLSLPLGEELLRPTRIYVKTVLKLLEKTSIEGISHITGGGFIENIPRMLPDGLGAVIDCNRWEVPPIFTLLEKEGSLSKKEMFNTFNMGIGMVLAVSEEKVPLVMNELKEIGETAYTIGRVTNESGIAFKGGGFHD, from the coding sequence GTGTCTGATGCGTATAAAAGAGCGGGCGTCGATATTGAAGCCGGCTATGAAGCCGTTAACCGCATGAAGCAGCATGTCGCACGAACAAACCGGAAAGGTGTCATGGGGAGCCTTGGTGCTTTCGGCGGCATGTTCGATTTGTCAGGACTTGGATATAAAGAGCCTGTCCTCGTTTCAGGAACAGACGGTGTAGGAACAAAATTATTGCTTGCGTTTATGATGGACAAGCACGACACCATCGGGATTGATTGTGTCGCAATGAGTGTCAATGACATCGTTGTCCAAGGCGCTGAACCGCTTTACTTTCTCGATTATATTGCAACAGGCAAACTCGTGCCTGAACGAGTCGAACAAATTGTAAAAGGTATTGCGGACGGCTGTGAGCAGGCCGGCTGTGCACTCATCGGCGGGGAAACTGCGGAAATGCCTGATTTGTATTCAGAAAATGAATACGATCTCGCCGGTTTTGCTGTCGGCGCTGCTGAAAAGCCAAAATTAATTACAGGCAGCCATATAGAAGCGGGAGATGTCCTGATCGGGCTTGAATCGAATGGCATTCATAGCAACGGCTATTCCCTTGTCCGAAAAATCCTGCTTAAAGAAAAACAATGCAATCTTGAAAAAACATACGGCGATCTATCTCTCCCGTTGGGTGAAGAACTGCTGCGCCCGACAAGAATTTATGTGAAAACGGTTTTAAAGCTTTTAGAAAAAACTTCAATCGAAGGGATTTCGCATATTACAGGCGGCGGCTTTATTGAAAATATCCCTCGCATGCTGCCCGATGGGCTGGGAGCGGTTATCGATTGTAACAGATGGGAAGTACCGCCGATCTTTACACTGCTTGAAAAAGAAGGCAGCCTTTCAAAGAAAGAGATGTTCAACACATTTAACATGGGAATTGGTATGGTACTCGCCGTTTCAGAAGAAAAGGTGCCTTTAGTGATGAACGAATTAAAGGAGATTGGTGAAACAGCTTACACGATTGGAAGGGTAACAAATGAAAGCGGGATTGCTTTCAAGGGCGGTGGCTTCCATGATTAA
- the purN gene encoding phosphoribosylglycinamide formyltransferase encodes MIKLAVFASGSGSNFQAIVNAMAQGELPAVCALLVCDKPGAKVIERAKKAGVPAFVAEPKNFENKAAYEQAILEKLKESGVEFIALAGYMRLIGPVLLQAYEGKIVNIHPSLLPSFPGLDAVGQAVDAGVKVTGVTIHYVDSGMDTGPIIAQKAVDIDEGDTKDSVMRKVHAIEHQLYPQTLAKLFQKKEEAPISK; translated from the coding sequence ATGATTAAGCTTGCTGTTTTTGCATCAGGGAGCGGTTCAAACTTTCAAGCGATTGTTAACGCAATGGCCCAGGGAGAGTTGCCTGCTGTTTGCGCATTGCTTGTTTGCGACAAACCCGGCGCAAAAGTGATTGAAAGAGCAAAGAAGGCCGGTGTCCCGGCTTTTGTCGCGGAACCGAAAAACTTTGAAAATAAAGCAGCCTATGAACAGGCTATTTTAGAGAAATTAAAAGAATCCGGCGTGGAGTTTATCGCTTTAGCCGGGTATATGCGGCTTATCGGCCCGGTATTGCTTCAGGCGTATGAAGGAAAAATCGTCAACATTCATCCATCACTGCTTCCGTCATTTCCTGGGCTTGATGCAGTCGGGCAGGCAGTGGATGCCGGCGTGAAAGTAACCGGCGTGACCATCCATTACGTGGACAGCGGTATGGATACTGGCCCAATCATTGCTCAAAAAGCCGTTGATATTGACGAGGGCGATACGAAAGACAGTGTCATGCGAAAAGTCCACGCGATAGAACATCAGCTTTACCCGCAAACATTGGCAAAGCTATTTCAAAAGAAAGAGGAGGCTCCTATTTCAAAATGA
- the purH gene encoding bifunctional phosphoribosylaminoimidazolecarboxamide formyltransferase/IMP cyclohydrolase produces the protein MKMKRALISVSDKTGIIPFVKQLTDAGIEIVSTGGTKKQIEDAGLPVTGISEVTQFPEILGGRVKTLHPNVHGGLLAVRGNEEHDKELAEHNITPIDLVVVNLYPFQATIAKKDTTYADAIENIDIGGPTMLRAAAKNHADVTVVVDPADYEAVIEEIKETGETTEQLRRKLAAKVFRHTAAYDAVIADYLTKEAGESFPESYTVTYTKKQDLRYGENPHQKAAFYEKPLKENNTLAAAKQLHGKELSYNNIQDANAALNMVKEFSEPAVVAVKHMNPCGVGCGDTIFSAYSRAYEADPVSIFGGIIAANREIDAETARKMKEIFLEIIIAPSFSQEAFDILSEKKNLRLLTVEINGLSNNDTQLTSVTGGLLVQDLDSYTLEDAEVTVATDRKPTDDEWEALKLAWKVVKHVKSNAIVLTTKDRTVGIGAGQMNRVGSAKIAIDQAGEAANGSVMGSDAFFPMDDTVEAAGKAGVTAIIQPGGSIRDQDSIDKANEYGIAMVFTGIRHFKH, from the coding sequence ATGAAAATGAAACGAGCACTTATCAGTGTTTCTGATAAAACGGGCATTATCCCCTTTGTGAAGCAATTAACCGATGCAGGCATTGAGATTGTCTCGACAGGCGGAACGAAAAAGCAAATTGAGGACGCAGGTTTGCCTGTCACAGGCATTTCAGAAGTGACACAATTCCCAGAAATCCTTGGCGGCCGAGTGAAAACATTGCATCCGAACGTGCACGGCGGATTGCTTGCTGTAAGAGGCAATGAAGAACATGACAAAGAACTGGCCGAACATAACATCACACCAATCGATCTTGTCGTCGTTAACCTGTATCCATTCCAAGCGACTATTGCAAAGAAAGATACGACCTATGCCGATGCAATTGAAAATATAGATATCGGCGGGCCGACAATGCTGAGAGCTGCGGCCAAAAACCATGCAGATGTCACAGTCGTCGTCGATCCTGCCGATTATGAAGCGGTTATTGAAGAAATTAAAGAAACCGGAGAAACAACGGAACAATTAAGAAGAAAGCTAGCGGCGAAAGTATTCCGCCATACCGCAGCTTATGATGCAGTCATCGCCGATTATTTAACGAAGGAAGCGGGGGAGAGCTTCCCTGAATCCTACACGGTTACCTATACAAAAAAACAAGACCTTCGCTATGGGGAAAACCCTCACCAAAAAGCCGCTTTTTACGAAAAGCCATTAAAAGAAAACAACACGCTTGCTGCGGCGAAACAGCTTCATGGGAAGGAACTATCTTATAACAATATTCAAGATGCGAACGCAGCCCTCAACATGGTAAAGGAATTTTCCGAACCGGCTGTCGTTGCTGTCAAGCATATGAATCCGTGCGGTGTTGGGTGTGGTGATACCATTTTTTCCGCTTATAGCCGGGCATATGAAGCAGATCCGGTTTCCATCTTCGGCGGAATTATTGCCGCAAATCGGGAAATCGATGCAGAAACGGCAAGAAAAATGAAAGAAATTTTCCTTGAAATCATTATTGCCCCTTCTTTTAGCCAGGAAGCATTTGACATTCTATCTGAGAAGAAAAATTTGCGTCTGCTAACAGTAGAAATCAATGGCTTATCTAATAACGATACACAACTTACTTCCGTTACAGGCGGCCTGCTCGTTCAAGATTTGGATTCATATACACTGGAAGACGCAGAAGTAACCGTGGCAACGGATAGAAAACCGACAGATGATGAGTGGGAAGCGTTGAAGCTTGCTTGGAAAGTTGTGAAACATGTGAAGTCGAATGCGATTGTTCTTACAACGAAAGATCGGACAGTCGGCATTGGAGCCGGGCAAATGAACCGTGTCGGATCCGCCAAAATTGCGATTGATCAAGCCGGAGAAGCGGCAAACGGTTCGGTTATGGGATCTGACGCATTTTTCCCTATGGATGATACGGTTGAAGCAGCTGGAAAAGCAGGCGTAACAGCCATTATCCAACCTGGCGGTTCCATTCGCGATCAAGATTCCATTGACAAAGCGAATGAATACGGCATTGCAATGGTATTTACAGGAATCAGGCATTTTAAACATTAA
- the purD gene encoding phosphoribosylamine--glycine ligase — MKVLIVGKGGREHALAWKFSQSDKVEKVFVAPGNDGMADVAELVAIEEDDHEALVGFAKKEQIGLTFIGPEQPLIDGIVDRFESEGLTVFGPRKNAAIIEGSKAFAKELMEKYNIPTAEYRTFTNYEKAKAYVEEKGAPIVIKADGLAAGKGVVVALTEEEAFESLYDMLEGRRFGESSAQVVIEEWLDGEEFSLMAFVNGEEVYPMVISQDHKRAHDGDMGPNTGGMGAYSPVPQIDKAEVDKAVKTILKPAAKAMVQEDRAFTGILYAGLILTKDGVKVIEFNARFGDPETQVVLPRLENDLVDVIQALLNHEPIELKWSNENVAGVVVASKGYPSAYQKGSEITGFEKLDSDILVFHAGTKKVGNTFVTNGGRVLLVVGLADTLKKSIDHVYENLEKLTCDGCFYRKDIAHRAIKKASSS, encoded by the coding sequence ATGAAGGTGCTAATTGTCGGAAAAGGCGGCAGAGAGCATGCGCTCGCTTGGAAATTTTCACAAAGCGATAAAGTTGAAAAAGTATTTGTCGCGCCTGGAAATGATGGAATGGCAGATGTCGCAGAACTTGTTGCGATTGAAGAAGATGACCATGAAGCGCTTGTCGGTTTTGCGAAAAAAGAACAGATTGGGCTGACTTTTATCGGGCCGGAACAGCCGCTCATTGACGGGATCGTTGACCGTTTTGAATCGGAAGGTTTAACTGTGTTTGGACCGAGGAAAAATGCGGCCATCATCGAAGGCAGCAAAGCATTTGCCAAAGAATTAATGGAAAAATACAATATTCCAACAGCAGAATACCGCACGTTTACAAATTACGAAAAAGCAAAAGCATATGTAGAAGAAAAAGGTGCGCCAATTGTTATTAAGGCCGACGGGCTTGCTGCAGGAAAAGGTGTCGTTGTCGCGCTAACAGAAGAAGAAGCGTTTGAAAGCTTATATGACATGTTGGAAGGCCGCCGTTTCGGTGAATCTAGCGCACAAGTTGTCATTGAAGAATGGCTGGACGGCGAAGAATTTTCTCTCATGGCGTTTGTAAACGGCGAAGAGGTTTATCCAATGGTTATCTCGCAAGACCATAAACGGGCCCATGACGGTGACATGGGGCCAAATACAGGCGGAATGGGCGCGTATTCACCAGTCCCCCAGATTGACAAAGCAGAGGTAGACAAGGCCGTGAAAACCATTTTAAAGCCTGCCGCAAAAGCGATGGTGCAGGAGGATCGCGCGTTTACCGGCATTTTATATGCAGGGCTTATTTTGACAAAAGACGGTGTCAAGGTCATTGAATTCAATGCCAGGTTTGGCGATCCGGAAACACAAGTTGTCTTGCCGAGGCTTGAAAATGATCTTGTCGATGTCATTCAAGCATTATTAAATCATGAGCCAATCGAGTTAAAATGGTCAAATGAAAACGTCGCTGGCGTCGTCGTTGCTTCAAAAGGCTATCCAAGCGCCTATCAAAAAGGAAGCGAAATTACTGGGTTTGAAAAACTTGATTCCGACATCCTCGTGTTTCACGCAGGTACGAAGAAGGTTGGGAACACCTTTGTAACAAACGGCGGCCGCGTCTTGCTTGTCGTGGGATTGGCAGACACATTAAAGAAAAGCATTGACCACGTTTACGAAAATCTTGAAAAATTAACATGTGATGGCTGCTTTTACCGTAAAGACATCGCTCATCGTGCCATTAAAAAAGCATCATCTTCATAG
- a CDS encoding small acid-soluble spore protein H yields the protein MNKQRAQEIVNSPEMVRVTYNGVPIFIQNVNENNETARIYPLDEPQNEQEVPLNQLAEH from the coding sequence ATGAACAAACAGCGAGCACAAGAAATTGTTAATTCTCCAGAGATGGTTCGTGTAACATACAACGGGGTTCCAATTTTTATCCAAAACGTGAATGAAAATAATGAAACAGCGAGAATTTATCCACTTGATGAACCACAGAATGAGCAAGAAGTTCCTTTAAATCAGCTTGCGGAACATTAA
- a CDS encoding cysteine-rich CWC family protein, with protein sequence MSIKKSSFSFDFVQNCPICGKNNNCCYGKDKSLGECWCTNEFFPETIFNLVPPKQLRKTCICKNCLNEFKKKKAEAESC encoded by the coding sequence ATGTCAATAAAAAAAAGCTCATTTTCGTTCGATTTCGTTCAGAACTGTCCAATTTGCGGGAAAAACAACAATTGTTGTTATGGCAAAGATAAGTCTTTAGGTGAGTGCTGGTGTACGAACGAATTTTTCCCGGAAACGATTTTTAACCTCGTCCCTCCAAAACAATTAAGAAAAACGTGCATATGCAAAAATTGCTTGAACGAGTTTAAGAAGAAAAAAGCGGAAGCGGAATCATGTTAA
- a CDS encoding adenine deaminase C-terminal domain-containing protein, whose amino-acid sequence MSVRTLNWNKKQIREHIKIIDGQKAPSIVLKDATYLNMALKKWVKANIWIAGDRIIYVGKDMPQKPANETINCKNRYLVPGYIEPHAHPFFIYNPLTLAEFAAKHGTTTIVNDNLLMFLQLPLEKALSIVDEFNKIPSSIYWWARYDSQTQLDDEDLIFTNGKVKEWLSHPSVLQGGELTGWPKVLSGNNEILYWMQETKKLGKKIEGHFPGASLKTLTKMAVLGVDADHEAMTGEEVVNRLSVGMTTSLRYSSIRPDLPKLLKEMRDLGVKNFERIILNTDGSSPAFYEQGMQDRMIEIALEQGVPVEDAYAMTSYNIARHYGLDDLLGMIAPGRIAHINVLENKDHPRPISVMAKGEWVLKNGTDTYPDVSIPWETYGTKPLLLDFDITEEDLMFSLPVGIELINSVVTKPYNINIDVAVSELSTSHDESFLAMIDRNGKWRVTTLLKGFANKVLGFASSFTHSGDIVLIGKNRKDMIEAFRQVKKMGGGISLVENGEVICNISLPIRGTMSREPMEELIEIQKDLEEKLKKRGYRHDDPIYSLLFFSSTHLPFIRVTQQGIFDVKNKTVLFPAIMR is encoded by the coding sequence TTGTCAGTTAGGACATTGAATTGGAACAAAAAACAAATAAGGGAGCATATTAAAATTATTGATGGCCAAAAGGCGCCTTCAATTGTTTTAAAAGACGCAACCTACTTAAATATGGCACTAAAAAAATGGGTGAAAGCAAATATATGGATTGCAGGGGATCGGATCATCTACGTTGGCAAGGATATGCCGCAGAAACCTGCAAACGAAACAATTAATTGTAAAAATCGCTACTTGGTGCCAGGCTACATCGAGCCGCATGCTCACCCATTCTTTATATATAATCCTCTTACACTTGCGGAATTTGCGGCAAAACACGGAACGACGACAATAGTGAATGATAACCTGTTGATGTTTTTACAATTGCCGTTAGAGAAAGCGCTTTCAATTGTTGACGAATTTAACAAAATACCATCATCGATTTATTGGTGGGCGCGTTATGACTCTCAAACGCAATTGGATGACGAGGATTTAATCTTCACGAATGGAAAAGTAAAAGAGTGGCTTTCCCATCCATCCGTTTTGCAAGGCGGGGAGTTAACAGGCTGGCCAAAGGTGCTTTCGGGAAATAACGAAATTTTGTATTGGATGCAAGAGACAAAGAAGTTAGGCAAAAAAATCGAAGGACACTTCCCCGGTGCCTCGCTTAAAACATTGACAAAAATGGCGGTGCTTGGTGTAGACGCTGATCATGAAGCGATGACAGGGGAGGAGGTTGTCAATAGGCTGTCAGTTGGAATGACGACATCCCTTCGTTACTCCTCCATTCGGCCTGATTTGCCTAAATTATTAAAAGAAATGCGCGATCTTGGCGTGAAAAATTTTGAACGAATCATTTTAAATACAGATGGCTCTTCACCGGCATTTTATGAACAGGGAATGCAAGATCGAATGATCGAAATTGCATTGGAGCAAGGTGTACCTGTTGAAGATGCTTACGCGATGACAAGCTATAATATCGCCCGTCACTATGGATTGGATGACTTGCTTGGCATGATTGCCCCTGGGAGGATTGCGCATATTAACGTGCTTGAGAACAAGGATCATCCGCGTCCGATTTCGGTTATGGCGAAAGGCGAATGGGTTTTGAAAAATGGAACAGACACGTATCCTGACGTTAGCATCCCTTGGGAAACATATGGAACAAAACCGCTCCTCCTTGACTTTGACATTACCGAAGAAGACTTGATGTTTTCGCTGCCTGTCGGAATTGAGCTCATTAATTCAGTTGTTACAAAACCATACAACATCAATATTGACGTTGCGGTAAGTGAACTCTCAACATCCCATGATGAGTCCTTCCTAGCAATGATTGATCGCAATGGGAAATGGAGAGTCACAACGTTATTAAAAGGTTTCGCAAATAAGGTGCTTGGATTTGCAAGTTCATTTACGCACTCGGGAGACATTGTTTTAATCGGCAAAAACCGAAAAGATATGATCGAGGCATTTCGACAAGTGAAAAAAATGGGCGGCGGCATCTCACTCGTTGAAAACGGAGAAGTGATTTGCAACATCTCACTTCCTATCAGAGGAACGATGTCAAGAGAACCAATGGAAGAACTCATCGAAATCCAAAAAGATTTGGAAGAAAAGCTGAAAAAACGCGGATACCGACATGACGATCCAATCTATAGCTTGCTTTTCTTCTCTTCCACGCACTTGCCATTTATCCGTGTCACACAGCAGGGAATTTTTGATGTTAAAAATAAAACAGTTCTCTTTCCTGCAATTATGCGTTAA
- a CDS encoding DUF3048 domain-containing protein, translating into MKQSSKIAFFLICLLAVGLSGCKADEQSEKGKKDTVEEEKYVFPLTGLETNESDAIATRPVAVVVNNHPKARPQSGLNEADLIYELLAEGDITRFLAIYQSGKPEAIGPVRSARDYFIELAEGYDALFVAHGWSPKAKEMLKSGSIDNINGLSYDGTLFHRSSNRKAPHNSYTSYEDIEKGAEMNDYDMEQKTDPLPFLSENEIKEIKGEQAEKVTVHYGNRYSATYEYSQSDESYTRYNDSEQTVDYETNEPIALDNIFIVEANHRVLDDDGRREIDLSSGGHAILLQKGLIQHIKWENKDGRIVPKLEDGQAGFVPGRTWIHIIPQDPGIVEAVTIAEAE; encoded by the coding sequence ATGAAGCAATCCAGTAAAATTGCCTTTTTTCTCATTTGCTTGCTAGCCGTCGGACTAAGCGGCTGTAAAGCGGATGAACAAAGTGAAAAAGGCAAAAAAGATACAGTTGAAGAAGAAAAGTACGTATTTCCACTTACCGGACTTGAAACAAATGAATCGGATGCAATTGCGACTCGCCCAGTAGCTGTTGTCGTAAACAACCACCCTAAAGCACGTCCGCAATCAGGACTGAACGAAGCGGATCTCATTTATGAACTGCTTGCCGAAGGAGATATTACCCGTTTTCTTGCCATTTATCAAAGCGGGAAGCCTGAAGCAATCGGTCCTGTCAGAAGCGCGCGTGATTATTTCATCGAACTCGCGGAAGGTTATGATGCCTTATTTGTCGCCCATGGCTGGAGCCCAAAAGCGAAAGAAATGCTCAAGTCCGGAAGCATCGATAACATCAATGGCTTATCCTACGACGGCACGCTGTTCCATCGCTCATCAAATCGTAAAGCTCCCCACAACTCCTATACTTCATATGAAGATATAGAAAAGGGGGCGGAAATGAACGACTATGATATGGAACAAAAGACAGATCCACTTCCCTTTTTATCAGAAAATGAAATAAAAGAAATCAAGGGCGAGCAAGCAGAAAAAGTTACTGTTCATTACGGAAACCGGTACAGCGCGACTTATGAATACAGCCAATCGGACGAATCCTACACGCGCTATAATGATAGCGAACAAACGGTTGATTATGAAACAAATGAGCCGATTGCATTAGATAATATCTTCATTGTCGAAGCGAACCACCGTGTCCTTGACGACGACGGGCGCCGGGAGATTGATCTATCATCAGGCGGCCATGCAATCCTACTGCAAAAAGGGCTTATTCAGCATATCAAGTGGGAAAACAAAGATGGCAGAATTGTACCGAAGCTGGAAGATGGACAAGCGGGCTTTGTTCCTGGGCGTACGTGGATTCATATCATACCGCAAGATCCTGGCATTGTTGAAGCAGTAACGATAGCAGAAGCTGAATAA
- a CDS encoding YerC/YecD family TrpR-related protein — protein MQIDKLRGHALDQLFQAILSLETLEECYSFFDDLATVNEIQSLAQRLEVARMLRDGNTYQKIESETGASTATISRVKRCLNYGNDAYEMVLERIAAAKKNGVKG, from the coding sequence GTGCAGATCGATAAATTGCGGGGCCATGCATTGGATCAATTGTTTCAAGCGATTCTATCGCTTGAAACGCTTGAAGAATGCTACAGTTTCTTCGATGATTTGGCTACGGTCAACGAAATTCAATCGCTCGCTCAACGTCTAGAAGTTGCACGAATGCTCCGGGACGGAAACACCTATCAAAAAATTGAATCAGAGACGGGTGCAAGCACGGCGACAATCTCCAGAGTGAAACGTTGTTTAAATTATGGAAATGATGCCTATGAAATGGTTTTGGAAAGAATTGCTGCAGCAAAGAAAAACGGAGTAAAAGGATAG
- a CDS encoding heptaprenylglyceryl phosphate synthase: MVEFNEWRHVFKLDPNKSMNDEQLEAICQSGTDAIIVGGSDGVTFDNTIELLGRIRRFTVPCVLEVSVIEAVSPGFDYYFIPTVLNSDNPAWFKGLHHQAIKEYGELLNWDEIMMEGYCILNEQSKVARLTNAKANLSEEDVIAYAKMAEKMFRLPIFYLEYSGAYGNPSLVEKVAAEFENTRLFYGGGIDSPAKAAEMANYANTIVVGNVIYENLKQALKTVTAVK; this comes from the coding sequence ATGGTTGAATTTAATGAATGGCGCCACGTATTCAAGCTGGATCCGAATAAATCGATGAATGATGAGCAGCTTGAAGCGATCTGCCAATCAGGGACCGATGCAATTATTGTCGGCGGATCGGATGGCGTCACATTTGATAATACGATTGAATTGCTGGGAAGAATACGCCGTTTCACAGTGCCGTGTGTTTTGGAAGTTTCTGTGATAGAGGCCGTATCCCCTGGATTTGACTACTATTTCATTCCTACTGTATTAAACAGTGATAATCCTGCTTGGTTTAAAGGGCTCCATCATCAAGCGATTAAAGAATATGGCGAATTGCTTAATTGGGACGAAATAATGATGGAAGGCTATTGTATTTTAAATGAACAATCAAAGGTTGCCAGATTGACAAATGCCAAAGCGAATTTGTCAGAGGAAGATGTGATTGCATACGCCAAAATGGCAGAGAAGATGTTTCGCCTTCCGATCTTTTATTTGGAGTACAGCGGGGCATATGGAAACCCTTCACTCGTCGAAAAGGTTGCAGCCGAGTTCGAAAACACAAGATTGTTCTACGGGGGCGGCATCGATTCACCAGCAAAAGCAGCAGAGATGGCCAACTATGCAAATACAATTGTTGTTGGAAACGTGATTTATGAAAATTTAAAACAAGCATTAAAGACGGTGACTGCTGTAAAATAA